One window of Gloeothece citriformis PCC 7424 genomic DNA carries:
- a CDS encoding SH3 domain-containing protein, with protein sequence MIDFNQFKYIISSSILLSLGAGFGMTSPVQAQIPSTCYMITNTGQYINLSSICGIEQNPTNSQSNAVTGQQTNQNQSSYQQNVTQQQATGQQRNVLEQGTIAIPTGYTTSRQGLGGTVISGQWQPILDSASLRTEPGTGSLVQQLQEGQPVRVYDGMQTNNSVFVETENGQRGWVNIWNLPGGAGVLP encoded by the coding sequence ATGATAGACTTTAATCAATTTAAATATATAATTAGTAGTAGTATCTTATTAAGTTTAGGGGCAGGTTTTGGCATGACATCCCCAGTTCAAGCGCAAATTCCCTCAACTTGTTATATGATTACTAATACAGGACAATATATCAATTTATCCTCTATTTGTGGTATAGAACAAAATCCTACCAACTCTCAAAGTAATGCAGTCACAGGACAACAAACTAACCAAAATCAGTCATCCTATCAACAGAATGTGACTCAACAACAAGCTACAGGACAGCAAAGAAACGTTTTAGAACAAGGAACTATTGCTATCCCAACCGGTTACACAACTTCAAGACAAGGTTTAGGAGGAACGGTAATTTCTGGTCAGTGGCAACCCATACTTGATTCTGCGTCACTACGGACAGAACCAGGGACTGGTTCATTAGTTCAGCAGTTGCAAGAAGGACAACCCGTGCGGGTCTATGATGGAATGCAAACGAATAATTCTGTATTTGTAGAAACTGAAAATGGTCAAAGAGGTTGGGTTAATATTTGGAATTTACCCGGTGGGGCTGGTGTTTTACCCTAA